From a region of the Sphaerodactylus townsendi isolate TG3544 linkage group LG09, MPM_Stown_v2.3, whole genome shotgun sequence genome:
- the LOC125439444 gene encoding transmembrane protein 68-like, producing the protein MQVVLVYLNITFHVLYKKLYNLSEDVSRKEWDRPRYLLASIMTALGKVLHGYELCGTEHLPEGPGLVIYYHGALPIDYAFFFHKLYIIKRRICVSVVDHLVENLPCSKLFQRVCGVCMTQEECVEMLKKGHLVSIAPGGLREQNYGDNTYRLIWGNRKGFAQVAIDAKAPIIPMFTQNIREGYRTYGNIWPMRWLYERVRYILFPSYGFIPVKLRTHIGEPIPYDPSITAEELVEKTKMAIEALRDKHQKIPGSIARALWERFEKHHKEK; encoded by the exons atgcaag TAGTTCTGGTATATTTAAATATCACTTTCCACGTCCTTTATAAAAAATTGTATAACCTGTCGGAAGATGTTTCTAGAAAAGAATGGGACAGGCCAAGATATTTGCTGGCATCTATTATGACTGCGCTGGGAAAAGTGTTGCACG GTTATGAGCTCTGTGGAACTGAACATCTACCAGAAGGCCCAGGACTTGTGATCTATTACCATGGAGCCTTGCCTATAGACTATGCCTTTTTTTTCCACAAACTCTACATCATCAAAAGAAGAATCTGTGTCAGCGTGGTAGATCACCTTGTTGAAAATTTACCAT GTTCCAAATTGTTCCAAAGGGTCTGCGGTGTGTGTATGACACAAGAAGAATGTGTTGAAATGCTAAAGAAAGGTCACCTAGTATCTATTGCACCAGGTGGACTTCGAGAGCAAAACTATGGAGATAATACTTACAGACTTATCTGGGGGAACCGTAAAGGGTTTGCCCAAGTAGCCATAGATGCAAAAGCA cCAATCATACCTATGTTTACACAAAACATCCGGGAAGGATACAGAACATATGGAAATATAT GGCCAATGAGATGGCTTTATGAAAGAGTACGATATATATTATTTCCATCATATGGGTTCATTCCAGTTAAACTTCGAACCCATATTGGAGAGCCCATTCCTTATGATCCAAGTATAACTGCTGAAGAACTGGTTGAAAAA ACAAAAATGGCCATAGAAGCCTTACGGGACAAACATCAGAAAATACCAGGAAGCATAGCAAGAGCTCTTTGGGAGCGCTTTGAGAAACATCACAAAGAGAAATAG
- the LOC125439443 gene encoding transmembrane protein 68-like translates to MIQITNCTFGQEFTTCLIHTLEGYQDCRTYILVLLVTAFILNYANCFALFLFYFNFSFYAIYKKLYNLPEDVSRKEWDRPRYLMASIMTLLGKVLHGYELCGTENLPEGPGLVIYYHGALPMDCAFFSHKLYIIKRRVCVIVVDHFVENFPCSELFQRVYGVCKTREECVEMLKKGHLVSIAPGGLREQNYGDNTYRLIWGNRKGFARAAIDAKVPIIPMFTQNIREGYRTYGNIWPMRWLYERVRYIFFPSYGFIPVKLRTHIGEPIPYDPNITVEELVEKTKMAIEALRDKHQKIPGSIARALWERFEKHHKEK, encoded by the exons ATGATACAAATCACAAACTGTACTTTTGGTCAAGAATTTACAACTTGCCTGATTCATACTTTGGAAGGCTATCAAGACTGTCGGACATATATTTTGGTGTTGTTAGTAACTGCATTCATATTAAATTATGCCAACTGTTTTGCACTGTTCCTATTCTATTTTAATTTCTCTTTCTATGCCATTTATAAAAAACTGTATAACCTGCCAGAAGATGTTTCTAGAAAAGAATGGGACAGGCCAAGATATTTGATGGCATCTATTATGACTTTGCTGGGGAAAGTGTTGCACG GTTATGAGCTCTGTGGAACTGAAAATCTACCAGAAGGCCCAGGACTTGTGATCTATTACCATGGAGCCCTGCCTATGGACTGTGCCTTTTTTTCCCACAAACTCTACATCATCAAAAGAAGAGTCTGTGTCATTGTGGTAGATCATTTTGTTGAAAATTTCCCAT GTTCAGAATTGTTCCAAAGGGTCTATGGTGTGTGTAAGACAAGGGAAGAATGTGTTGAAATGCTAAAGAAAGGTCATCTAGTATCTATTGCACCAGGTGGACTTCGAGAGCAAAACTATGGAGATAACACTTATAGACTTATCTGGGGGAATCGTAAAGGGTTTGCTCGAgcagccatagatgcaaaagTG cCAATCATACCGATGTTTACACAAAATATCCGGGAAGGATACAGAACATATGGAAATATAT GGCCAATGAGATGGCTTTATGAAAGGGTACGATATATATTCTTTCCATCATATGGGTTCATTCCAGTTAAACTTCGAACCCATATTGGAGAGCCCATTCCATATGATCCAAATATAACTGTTGAAGAACTGGTTGAAAAA ACAAAAATGGCCATAGAAGCCTTACGGGACAAACATCAGAAAATACCAGGAAGCATAGCAAGAGCTCTTTGGGAGCGCTTTGAGAAACATCACAAAGAGAAATAG